In a single window of the Rhodovastum atsumiense genome:
- a CDS encoding head-tail joining protein: MADRNLSAAQTIPPLTHTGGMVRVIAGMSASQALPAPTHDARMAAIVSLGGGQVMPALTMQASAIVFGDPWPTPPPPRRLTAFDRAARLLHRDRNVGTDAEYRKPNTAWVPLRIVVSRSSNDLGTARGDAISADILTTDAAPRRGDELRIGGTVYRIEEVEPDGIGVSVRCTLGTVAS; encoded by the coding sequence ATGGCGGATCGTAACCTCTCCGCGGCGCAGACCATCCCGCCGCTGACCCACACAGGCGGCATGGTGCGGGTGATCGCGGGCATGTCCGCATCGCAGGCGCTGCCAGCACCGACGCACGACGCCCGCATGGCGGCAATCGTCTCGCTCGGTGGCGGGCAGGTAATGCCTGCGTTGACCATGCAGGCATCGGCGATCGTCTTCGGCGATCCCTGGCCGACGCCACCGCCACCGCGACGCCTGACCGCCTTCGATCGGGCCGCCCGGCTGCTGCACCGAGACCGGAACGTCGGCACCGACGCCGAGTATCGCAAGCCCAACACCGCCTGGGTGCCGCTGCGCATCGTGGTGTCCAGGTCCAGCAATGACCTCGGCACTGCCAGGGGCGACGCCATCTCGGCCGACATCCTGACCACCGACGCCGCACCACGCCGCGGTGACGAGCTGCGGATCGGCGGCACGGTCTATCGGATCGAGGAGGTGGAGCCGGACGGGATCGGCGTGTCGGTGCGCTGCACGCTGGGGACGGTGGCGTCATGA